From the Gordonia bronchialis DSM 43247 genome, one window contains:
- a CDS encoding GntR family transcriptional regulator: MSTSDDVPQPSVLKQRAAQEIRRRIFAGEMRPGSKVDQDAIAADLGISKLPVREALIALDGEGIIQVAPRRGAFVAELSREDVRDHYWMFGLISGIAAERAVAHLTENDIAALDDLATAMESEASGTSRDGLNNEFHRIINRAAGSRRLLAELKLLSNAIPDGFYDEHPEWIADAMRDHREIVDVLRSRSAGMVRTLIEGHFLRAGNQAVTVLAERGFWSAE; this comes from the coding sequence GTGTCGACCAGTGACGATGTCCCACAGCCATCGGTCCTCAAGCAACGCGCCGCCCAGGAGATCCGACGACGGATCTTTGCCGGCGAGATGCGTCCGGGGAGCAAAGTGGACCAGGATGCGATAGCCGCCGACCTAGGTATCAGCAAGCTGCCGGTGCGTGAGGCGCTGATCGCGCTGGACGGTGAGGGCATCATCCAGGTGGCCCCACGCCGCGGTGCGTTCGTCGCGGAGCTGTCCCGCGAGGATGTGCGTGATCATTACTGGATGTTCGGGCTGATCTCGGGCATCGCCGCCGAGCGGGCCGTCGCACACCTGACCGAGAACGACATAGCCGCGCTCGACGACCTCGCCACCGCCATGGAAAGCGAAGCCAGCGGTACCTCCCGTGATGGCCTCAACAATGAGTTCCATCGAATCATCAACCGCGCGGCCGGTTCTCGCCGTCTGCTGGCCGAGCTCAAGCTGCTCAGCAACGCCATTCCGGACGGCTTCTACGACGAGCATCCGGAGTGGATCGCCGACGCGATGCGCGATCACCGGGAGATCGTCGACGTCCTGCGGTCCCGCTCGGCGGGAATGGTGCGCACCTTGATCGAAGGCCACTTCCTGCGGGCCGGGAACCAGGCCGTGACGGTGCTCGCGGAGCGGGGATTCTGGTCTGCGGAGTGA
- a CDS encoding acyl-CoA dehydrogenase family protein yields the protein MTDTPTPEVSAEDFTSVRDLVADFVRTKVIPREQEILDADAVPDDLRAQAAEIGLFGYAIPQQWGGLGLDLTQDVELAMEFGYTSLALRSMFGTNNGIAGQVLVNFGTDEQKVQWLERIASGDVVASFALTEPGAGSNPAGLRTKAVRDGDDWVINGDKRFITNAPVADLFVVFARTRPADESGTGIAVFLVPADTPGLEVGAKDRKMGQEGAWTADVSFNDVRVPASALVGGDEDAGYRAAMTSLARGRIHIAALAVGTAQRALDESVAYAATATQGGTPIGNFQLVQAMIADQQTGVMAGRALVRDAARKYVNGEDRRIAPSAAKLFCTEMVGNVADLAVQIHGGTGYMHGVAVERIYRDVRLLRLYEGTSEIQRLIIGGGLIRTAQR from the coding sequence GTGACCGACACCCCCACCCCCGAGGTGAGCGCGGAGGACTTCACCTCCGTTCGCGATCTCGTGGCAGACTTCGTCCGCACCAAGGTCATCCCTCGCGAGCAGGAGATCCTCGACGCCGACGCGGTCCCCGACGATCTGCGCGCCCAGGCCGCCGAGATCGGACTGTTCGGTTACGCCATTCCGCAGCAGTGGGGTGGGCTCGGTCTCGATCTCACCCAAGACGTCGAACTCGCCATGGAGTTCGGGTACACGTCACTGGCGTTGCGATCGATGTTCGGCACCAACAACGGCATCGCCGGTCAGGTGCTGGTCAACTTCGGCACCGACGAACAGAAGGTGCAGTGGCTCGAGCGCATCGCCTCCGGTGACGTGGTCGCCTCCTTCGCCCTCACCGAACCCGGGGCCGGGTCCAACCCGGCCGGGCTACGCACCAAAGCGGTCCGTGACGGTGACGACTGGGTCATCAACGGCGACAAGCGTTTCATCACCAACGCACCGGTCGCCGATCTCTTCGTGGTGTTCGCCCGAACCCGCCCGGCCGACGAATCCGGAACGGGGATAGCGGTGTTCCTCGTCCCGGCCGACACCCCCGGCCTCGAGGTGGGTGCCAAGGACCGGAAGATGGGCCAGGAAGGCGCCTGGACCGCGGATGTGTCGTTCAACGACGTCCGGGTCCCCGCGTCGGCGCTGGTCGGTGGTGACGAGGACGCCGGCTACCGTGCGGCGATGACCTCGCTGGCGCGCGGGCGCATCCACATCGCCGCACTCGCTGTCGGCACCGCACAACGTGCCCTCGATGAGTCGGTCGCCTACGCCGCGACGGCCACCCAGGGCGGAACGCCGATCGGCAACTTCCAACTCGTACAGGCGATGATCGCCGATCAGCAGACCGGGGTGATGGCCGGGCGCGCACTCGTCCGCGACGCCGCCCGCAAGTACGTCAACGGGGAAGATCGGCGAATCGCACCGTCGGCGGCCAAGCTGTTCTGCACCGAGATGGTCGGCAACGTCGCCGATCTCGCGGTCCAGATCCATGGCGGCACCGGCTACATGCACGGTGTGGCGGTGGAGCGCATCTACCGCGACGTGCGCCTGCTCCGCCTGTACGAGGGCACCAGCGAGATCCAACGACTCATCATCGGCGGTGGACTCATCCGCACGGCCCAGCGCTGA
- the fabG gene encoding 3-oxoacyl-ACP reductase FabG, which yields MPGPLLADQTAVITGAAQGIGFAIAQLFIDEGAHVVIGDIDADAATAATRLGGDARAIGVRCDVTSSDDVDALLAAGADAFGPVDVMVNNAGITRDATMRKMTEEQFDQVISVHLKGTWNGTRKAAAIMRERKKGAIVNLSSLSGKIGLVGQTNYSAAKAGVVGLTKAAAKEVAHDGVRVNAIQPGLIRTAMTEAMPQKAWDQKMTEIPLQRAGEVSEVASVALFLASDLSSYMTGTVLEVTGGRFM from the coding sequence ATGCCCGGACCACTTCTCGCCGATCAAACCGCCGTCATCACCGGCGCTGCACAGGGTATCGGCTTCGCGATCGCGCAGTTGTTCATCGACGAGGGCGCACACGTCGTGATCGGTGACATCGACGCCGACGCGGCCACCGCCGCCACCCGGCTCGGTGGTGACGCCCGCGCCATCGGAGTCCGGTGTGACGTGACCAGTTCGGACGACGTCGACGCGCTGCTGGCCGCCGGGGCCGACGCCTTCGGCCCCGTCGACGTGATGGTCAACAACGCCGGGATCACCCGCGACGCAACGATGCGCAAGATGACCGAGGAGCAGTTCGATCAGGTGATCTCGGTACACCTCAAGGGAACCTGGAACGGCACCCGCAAGGCGGCCGCGATCATGCGGGAACGCAAGAAGGGTGCCATCGTCAACCTGTCCTCGTTGTCGGGCAAGATCGGCCTCGTCGGTCAGACCAACTATTCGGCCGCCAAGGCCGGCGTCGTCGGACTCACCAAGGCCGCCGCCAAAGAGGTTGCGCACGACGGGGTCCGCGTCAACGCGATACAACCCGGGCTGATCCGGACGGCGATGACCGAAGCGATGCCGCAGAAGGCGTGGGATCAGAAGATGACCGAGATCCCGCTGCAGCGGGCCGGTGAGGTGTCCGAAGTCGCCTCTGTCGCACTGTTCTTGGCGTCCGATCTGTCGTCGTACATGACCGGGACCGTCTTGGAGGTCACCGGCGGACGGTTCATGTGA
- a CDS encoding PucR family transcriptional regulator ligand-binding domain-containing protein: MAEGQSGVPVRWLLGQRPLDLHLVAGGRGVDAEITFVVTSELRTPGDWLAGGEAVLTTGITLPADAAGRRQYIRDLHESGAAAVGFGVGLTHDAVPAELVAAAEECGLALFTVPLPTPFVAVARTVIDRIAELQYEAVISASRAQPRLTRAMLGGGRRR, translated from the coding sequence GTGGCCGAGGGACAGTCCGGCGTGCCGGTTCGATGGTTGCTCGGGCAGCGACCACTCGACCTCCACCTCGTGGCCGGTGGCCGCGGCGTCGACGCCGAGATCACCTTCGTGGTGACCTCGGAACTGCGGACCCCGGGCGACTGGCTGGCCGGCGGCGAAGCGGTCCTCACCACCGGCATCACCTTGCCCGCCGACGCTGCCGGCCGACGCCAATACATCCGTGACCTTCACGAATCAGGAGCTGCCGCAGTCGGATTCGGCGTCGGCCTGACCCACGACGCGGTTCCGGCCGAACTGGTCGCCGCGGCCGAGGAATGCGGTCTGGCACTGTTCACGGTTCCGCTTCCGACGCCGTTTGTCGCCGTTGCCCGCACGGTGATCGACCGCATCGCCGAGCTCCAGTACGAGGCGGTGATCAGTGCCTCCCGCGCCCAGCCGCGCCTGACCAGGGCGATGCTCGGCGGCGGACGTCGACGCTGA
- a CDS encoding PucR family transcriptional regulator, with product MLFDAQVRVTDTYPDDLAPDMLDSVGALVTHEADTAVSSATQTDHGVIITQSIRVGRTLHGHLAVIRDRAPHPTHQVLIGHANSLLALDFEKPRRLHGQQNQINGEAVRILLSHPADLAHARDIVAGAADRNQMIRVLTVLFRASSSDTAREIVAAAVDGQLLAAARPVFMITEHDALMILLRGGDTAEFAERLFEALPTAHRGDLRLGLSRAHSVDALQAAVEESRTAAASARGGGPPEESNALAGRALLSAPESRQVIDHLARILIDPLIAHDAEHGSDLLGALRAYLEANGQWEAAASALHVHRHTLRGRVTRAEEILGCDLSVARVRAEVLLAIIVRS from the coding sequence GTGCTGTTCGACGCGCAGGTACGCGTCACCGACACCTATCCCGACGACCTGGCGCCCGACATGCTCGACTCGGTCGGTGCGCTCGTCACGCACGAGGCCGACACTGCGGTCAGCAGCGCCACGCAGACCGATCACGGCGTCATCATCACGCAGTCGATCCGCGTCGGAAGGACGCTGCACGGCCACCTGGCGGTGATCCGGGACCGCGCACCGCACCCCACTCATCAGGTCCTCATCGGACACGCGAACTCGTTGTTGGCGCTCGACTTCGAGAAGCCCCGGCGACTTCACGGTCAGCAGAATCAGATCAACGGCGAAGCGGTCCGCATCCTGCTGTCCCACCCGGCGGACCTGGCACACGCTCGCGACATCGTCGCCGGTGCGGCCGATCGCAACCAGATGATCCGGGTACTGACCGTCCTGTTCCGAGCTTCTTCCTCCGACACCGCACGCGAGATCGTCGCCGCGGCTGTCGACGGTCAATTGCTCGCCGCTGCACGCCCGGTCTTCATGATCACCGAACACGACGCCCTGATGATTCTGTTGCGCGGCGGTGACACTGCCGAGTTCGCGGAGAGACTCTTCGAGGCGTTGCCGACCGCACACCGCGGAGACCTGCGTCTCGGCCTGAGTCGTGCCCATTCGGTCGACGCCCTGCAGGCAGCCGTCGAGGAGTCGCGAACCGCGGCCGCGTCGGCGCGAGGCGGGGGTCCGCCGGAGGAATCGAATGCCCTTGCCGGGCGTGCGCTGCTGTCGGCGCCGGAATCCCGTCAGGTCATCGATCACCTGGCGAGGATCCTGATCGACCCACTGATCGCCCACGATGCCGAGCACGGTAGCGACCTACTCGGCGCACTGCGCGCCTACCTCGAGGCCAACGGTCAGTGGGAGGCTGCGGCGTCGGCGCTCCACGTTCATCGCCACACGCTGCGCGGACGCGTCACCCGAGCCGAGGAGATCCTCGGCTGCGATCTCTCCGTTGCACGAGTGCGCGCCGAAGTCCTCCTGGCCATCATCGTGCGCAGTTGA
- a CDS encoding oxygenase MpaB family protein, producing the protein MLKKRPNAGLNPETDFAEMYRNLATYEFPWDINQALSFALFRTYAVPSIGRLLDETAAFTEATQKRYDDTGILLEIPLVEGFDSTRGRSAIRRINQMHKMYDISNDDFRYVLATFVVVPRRWLADFGWRDLTDDEIRASVRYYQTLGKHMNIKGIPETYDDFAALMDSYEAEHFAFDAGSRRVADATMELMCSFYPRFAARGVDLFSRALMDEPLIEAFGFDEPGRFARAASRGALKARARLLSVLPSRRKPQYVQDMSRIRSYPNGFDIDQMGTFAPGCPVHRPAETTEPARDMETTGA; encoded by the coding sequence GTGCTCAAGAAGCGCCCCAATGCCGGACTCAATCCGGAAACCGACTTCGCCGAGATGTATCGCAATCTCGCCACCTACGAGTTCCCCTGGGACATCAACCAGGCGCTGAGTTTCGCACTCTTCCGCACCTACGCCGTACCCAGCATCGGGCGACTCCTCGACGAGACCGCGGCATTCACCGAGGCGACGCAGAAGCGTTACGACGACACCGGCATCCTTCTCGAGATCCCGCTCGTGGAAGGCTTCGACAGCACCCGTGGGCGATCGGCAATCCGTCGCATCAACCAAATGCACAAGATGTATGACATCTCCAACGACGACTTCCGCTATGTCCTGGCGACTTTCGTGGTGGTACCGCGACGCTGGCTGGCCGACTTCGGGTGGCGCGATCTCACCGACGACGAGATCCGGGCGTCGGTGCGCTACTACCAGACGCTCGGAAAACACATGAACATCAAGGGCATTCCCGAGACCTACGACGACTTCGCGGCGTTGATGGACAGCTATGAGGCCGAGCATTTCGCCTTCGACGCGGGATCGCGCCGCGTCGCCGACGCAACCATGGAACTGATGTGCTCGTTCTATCCGCGGTTTGCCGCGCGGGGCGTCGATCTCTTCAGCCGTGCCCTGATGGACGAGCCACTCATCGAGGCGTTCGGATTCGACGAACCGGGCAGGTTCGCTCGTGCCGCGTCGCGAGGCGCGCTCAAGGCGCGGGCTCGCCTGCTCTCGGTGCTGCCGTCGCGCCGCAAGCCGCAGTACGTCCAGGACATGTCACGAATCCGTAGCTACCCCAACGGTTTCGACATCGACCAGATGGGTACGTTCGCGCCCGGTTGTCCGGTGCACCGTCCGGCCGAAACAACGGAACCGGCCCGAGATATGGAGACCACAGGCGCCTGA
- a CDS encoding TetR/AcrR family transcriptional regulator, with translation MESTERRRTTPSHTAKVRYLDAGLHILAEQGHGGLKLATVCKAVGATTGSFYHAFPSWGAYTAALIRYWRAEKSQRLIADAAAIDDPLERLTFLTGIAPRLPHDTEAAIRVWADKDTDVRAIQAEVDEERRSYIADAITVVTGDRAGAERHATAAMYLLVGYENGTHRSVEALDWALQTLLTQVLAGVEGVATDEGTARRGDASSTQPSRPYSPN, from the coding sequence GTGGAGTCAACCGAACGGCGACGGACCACTCCGTCGCACACCGCCAAGGTGCGCTACCTCGACGCCGGATTGCACATCTTGGCCGAGCAGGGGCACGGCGGCCTGAAACTCGCGACAGTATGCAAGGCGGTCGGGGCGACCACCGGGTCCTTCTATCACGCCTTTCCCAGCTGGGGCGCCTACACAGCGGCTCTCATCCGCTACTGGCGTGCCGAGAAGAGTCAGCGACTCATCGCCGACGCCGCAGCGATCGACGACCCACTTGAACGACTCACGTTCCTCACCGGTATCGCGCCGCGGCTCCCACACGACACCGAGGCCGCCATCCGCGTCTGGGCCGACAAGGACACCGACGTGCGCGCCATCCAGGCAGAGGTCGACGAGGAGCGGCGCAGCTACATCGCCGACGCCATCACCGTCGTGACCGGCGACCGCGCCGGTGCCGAGCGCCATGCAACTGCAGCGATGTATCTGTTGGTCGGCTACGAGAACGGCACGCACCGCAGCGTCGAGGCTCTCGACTGGGCGCTGCAGACCCTGCTCACCCAGGTGCTTGCCGGGGTCGAGGGCGTAGCAACAGATGAGGGCACAGCGCGGCGTGGCGATGCAAGCAGCACGCAACCAAGCCGCCCCTACAGTCCGAACTGA
- a CDS encoding HNH endonuclease signature motif containing protein, protein MADNKYNVQPGDQLLPDDSRSSAGFESWEVWRPGQGWEPDLPQSYAALMAARIATGRDPAPTVESAESSGPDGDLPALYALLGQVVDQIAVAESSGLSDAQVIEVAEAHELIARRLWGLGHRRVMDISDRGAFTKTGHKSIRQFMDDRLRITDLRGRVAAMDAICAKYSMQGERLTPKHPYLADAVAEGALGPSHVTAVLEALDKIPAAVIPEKKHAAEMLLVDAARSCTPTQIGKVGQKILGYLDPDGSLTEDRDRARRRGIRLSPQDAQLMSKIVGHLDPVTRAMFDMVLAAWAAKGMNNPADEVPLVGPVDGVDEQQVAEAAGRDDRSPEQRNHDALKAILRAALDGGVLGQSHRGLPPHLVVKITESELREQAGVGETTTGAMLPISDVIALAAEAQSHLAVFADHTEAPLYLGHGERLASRDQRYMIFAHQPGCTCPGCTTSTAYSEIHHAAKDWADGGTTEISIRLGLASSHVATRSKYRHPDHRVRAAQPDGRPETRPVHHQRPHRRAGCRADGVAVEHRGRDAAE, encoded by the coding sequence GTGGCCGACAACAAGTACAACGTTCAGCCAGGCGATCAGCTGTTGCCGGATGACTCGCGTTCGTCGGCGGGGTTCGAGTCGTGGGAGGTGTGGCGGCCGGGTCAGGGGTGGGAGCCGGATCTGCCGCAGTCGTATGCGGCGTTGATGGCCGCGCGGATCGCGACCGGGCGCGATCCGGCACCGACTGTGGAGTCTGCGGAGTCGTCGGGCCCCGACGGTGATCTGCCGGCCCTGTATGCGTTGTTGGGGCAGGTGGTCGATCAGATCGCGGTGGCGGAGTCCTCGGGTTTGTCGGATGCGCAGGTCATCGAGGTGGCCGAAGCCCATGAGCTGATCGCTCGCCGGTTGTGGGGGTTGGGGCATCGGCGGGTGATGGACATCTCGGACCGTGGTGCGTTCACCAAGACCGGCCATAAGTCGATCCGCCAGTTCATGGACGACCGGCTGCGGATCACTGATCTGCGTGGTCGGGTCGCGGCGATGGACGCGATCTGTGCCAAGTATTCGATGCAGGGTGAACGACTCACCCCGAAACATCCGTATCTGGCCGACGCGGTGGCTGAGGGCGCTCTCGGGCCAAGTCATGTGACCGCGGTGTTGGAGGCACTCGACAAGATTCCCGCCGCAGTGATTCCGGAGAAGAAGCACGCCGCGGAAATGCTGTTGGTCGATGCGGCCCGGTCGTGTACGCCCACCCAGATCGGGAAGGTGGGGCAGAAGATCCTGGGCTATCTGGATCCGGACGGATCGTTGACCGAAGACCGCGACCGTGCCCGCCGGCGCGGGATTCGTCTGTCCCCGCAGGACGCGCAGTTGATGTCGAAGATCGTCGGGCATCTGGATCCGGTCACCCGGGCCATGTTCGACATGGTGTTGGCGGCCTGGGCCGCGAAGGGCATGAACAACCCGGCCGATGAAGTCCCGTTGGTAGGACCGGTCGACGGGGTCGACGAACAACAGGTGGCCGAGGCCGCCGGGCGTGATGATCGCAGCCCGGAGCAACGCAACCATGATGCGTTGAAGGCGATCCTGCGGGCGGCCCTGGATGGTGGGGTGTTGGGGCAATCGCACCGGGGGTTGCCGCCGCATCTGGTTGTGAAGATCACCGAATCCGAGTTGCGCGAGCAGGCCGGGGTCGGGGAAACCACCACCGGCGCGATGTTGCCGATCTCCGATGTCATCGCCTTGGCCGCCGAAGCCCAGTCGCATTTGGCGGTGTTCGCCGATCACACCGAAGCGCCCTTGTATTTGGGGCATGGGGAACGGTTGGCATCACGCGATCAGCGGTACATGATCTTCGCTCACCAGCCGGGCTGTACCTGCCCGGGCTGCACTACCTCGACCGCCTACAGCGAAATCCACCACGCGGCGAAGGATTGGGCTGATGGTGGCACCACCGAAATCTCGATACGCCTCGGGCTCGCAAGCTCGCACGTGGCTACTCGATCCAAGTATCGACACCCTGACCACCGCGTGCGGGCCGCACAACCGGATGGTCGGCCCGAAACCCGGCCAGTACACCACCAGCGTCCTCACCGACGGGCCGGATGCCGGGCGGACGGCGTGGCGGTTGAACACCGAGGACGGGATGCCGCCGAATGA
- a CDS encoding hydroxysqualene dehydroxylase — protein sequence MHVVVVGGGLAGLASAVWLTEAGHRVTLLERRGSLGGRTISMPLAAVDDVPDNGQHVFASGYEHLMRYLDSVGTREHVSFPGHMTMRLPGGATRTSSFAGIAGLRSALGDLPGVHGLDKLRTARAQATLIRQALRQPAWLDDVTADEWFRRIGMPQSARDALWDGIVIGLTGDKPDISSAKVPADLLVTGIRRARATRTPISIGYPTVDLDTLFIAGAEKLFADSGVQVRHRAVVASVDVADGAVTGVTLSDGERVAADAVICAVPVWSVRGLLDQVPGHEKIYAAVDQLTPVPIVSVNLYLDRSIGMTDWGEILHGGEGVLEQVWDRQRMHGRDATENFFYSTTVSAAYDLIPKSNAEITDIQMDMLRRYYPAAKGANVIHSHVVRMPKSTFAQRPGTAGIRPDQRTAVRGLALAGDWTRTDWTTTMEGACQSAARAVEVILEGGS from the coding sequence ATGCATGTGGTGGTCGTGGGTGGGGGACTGGCCGGATTGGCCTCGGCGGTCTGGTTGACGGAGGCGGGTCACCGGGTGACGCTGCTGGAACGGCGGGGTTCGTTGGGTGGACGTACGATCTCGATGCCGCTGGCGGCGGTCGACGATGTGCCCGACAACGGGCAACATGTCTTCGCCAGCGGATACGAGCATCTGATGCGCTACCTCGACAGTGTCGGAACCCGCGAACACGTGAGTTTTCCCGGGCATATGACGATGCGGTTGCCCGGTGGTGCGACCCGGACATCGTCGTTCGCCGGGATCGCTGGATTGCGCTCGGCTCTCGGAGATCTCCCAGGTGTCCACGGCCTCGACAAGCTGCGGACGGCGCGGGCACAGGCGACGTTGATCCGGCAGGCGCTCCGGCAGCCGGCGTGGCTCGACGATGTGACAGCCGACGAGTGGTTCCGCCGAATAGGGATGCCACAGTCTGCGCGCGATGCGCTGTGGGACGGCATCGTCATCGGCCTGACGGGTGACAAACCGGATATCTCGTCGGCCAAGGTGCCAGCCGACCTGCTCGTGACAGGCATTCGCCGGGCCCGCGCGACCCGCACCCCGATCTCGATCGGTTATCCCACCGTCGATCTCGACACCCTGTTCATCGCGGGCGCCGAGAAGCTCTTTGCGGACAGCGGTGTCCAGGTTCGACATCGGGCGGTGGTCGCGTCGGTGGATGTCGCCGACGGTGCGGTCACCGGTGTCACCTTGTCCGACGGGGAGCGCGTCGCCGCGGACGCGGTCATCTGCGCGGTCCCGGTATGGAGCGTCCGGGGACTTCTCGACCAGGTCCCCGGTCACGAAAAGATCTATGCGGCAGTCGATCAGCTCACCCCGGTGCCGATCGTCAGCGTGAACCTGTACCTCGACCGGTCGATCGGGATGACCGACTGGGGTGAGATCCTGCACGGCGGTGAGGGTGTGCTGGAACAGGTTTGGGACCGCCAGCGGATGCACGGCCGCGACGCCACGGAGAACTTCTTCTACTCGACGACGGTCTCCGCTGCCTATGATCTGATTCCGAAGTCCAACGCCGAGATCACCGACATCCAGATGGATATGCTGCGCCGGTATTACCCGGCGGCCAAGGGTGCCAATGTGATTCACAGTCATGTGGTGCGCATGCCGAAGTCGACCTTCGCTCAGCGGCCCGGCACCGCGGGTATCCGACCCGACCAGCGGACCGCGGTGCGCGGTCTGGCGCTGGCCGGAGACTGGACCCGAACCGATTGGACAACGACGATGGAGGGTGCCTGTCAGAGTGCGGCGCGCGCTGTCGAGGTGATCCTGGAAGGCGGGTCGTAG
- a CDS encoding Gfo/Idh/MocA family protein, with translation MIRMATIGTSTITRNFLDAATSVPEVSATTAYSRDPDRAAAFAAETGLAASVADLDALLSSSEIDAVYVASPNAIHGAQALQAIRYGKHVLVEKPAVPTVSEFVALTDAAAHHDVVVLEAMRNVHDPAMAALRALLPEIGMVRRASLAYCQRSARYDKVLAGERVNIFDPALAGGALYDLGVYTIAAMVELFGEPDRVTATTVPIAGGADGAGAALATFAGSVVDLSYSKITASDRRNEIQGELATITFEHVAQPRYATVTWHDGTRTEHTFDGPANNMVHEIRRFAALIAGDADPAVDTARTLAVLRTVESIRASAAHRPK, from the coding sequence ATGATCCGCATGGCCACCATCGGTACCAGTACGATCACCCGGAACTTCCTCGACGCCGCCACCTCGGTGCCGGAGGTGAGTGCGACGACGGCCTACTCGCGAGACCCGGACCGCGCCGCCGCCTTCGCGGCCGAGACCGGTCTGGCCGCGTCGGTTGCCGACCTCGACGCGCTGTTGTCATCGTCGGAGATCGACGCGGTGTACGTCGCCTCGCCCAACGCGATCCATGGTGCGCAGGCACTGCAGGCGATCCGGTACGGAAAACACGTCCTGGTCGAAAAGCCAGCAGTACCAACGGTATCCGAGTTCGTGGCGCTGACCGATGCAGCGGCGCACCACGATGTGGTGGTGCTGGAGGCGATGCGCAATGTGCACGATCCCGCGATGGCCGCGCTGCGCGCCCTGCTGCCGGAGATCGGCATGGTACGGCGTGCGTCGCTGGCCTACTGCCAGCGCTCGGCCCGCTACGACAAGGTGCTCGCCGGTGAGCGCGTCAACATCTTCGATCCGGCACTGGCCGGCGGCGCCCTCTACGACCTGGGTGTGTACACGATCGCCGCGATGGTGGAACTGTTCGGCGAACCCGACCGCGTGACCGCCACCACCGTGCCCATCGCGGGCGGCGCCGACGGTGCGGGCGCGGCACTCGCGACGTTCGCCGGATCCGTCGTCGACCTGTCGTACTCCAAGATCACCGCATCCGATCGGCGCAACGAGATCCAGGGGGAACTCGCGACGATCACCTTCGAGCACGTGGCGCAGCCCCGATACGCGACGGTGACCTGGCATGACGGGACCCGCACCGAGCACACCTTCGACGGCCCGGCGAACAACATGGTGCACGAGATCCGACGATTCGCCGCGCTGATCGCCGGCGACGCCGACCCCGCCGTGGACACGGCACGGACTCTGGCGGTGCTGCGGACCGTCGAATCGATCCGCGCGAGTGCGGCCCACCGGCCGAAATGA